The window AGATCTGCCAACATCCGCCGACGCGACGGCTGGTGGCCCAGCTCATGGAGGAGACGCTGGACATCGCCGCCAGGGTCGGCAGCACACCGGACATCTCCATCGAGAAACGCCTGCGGGGTGCGGAGGGGGTCGGCGACCACAAGACGTCGATGCTCCAGGACCTGGAGGCGGGCAAGCAGTTGGAACTCGACGCCATCGTGACCGCGGTGGTGGAGATGGCCGATATCACCGGTGCCGAAGCACCCAGGCTCCGCGCAGTGCACGCGGCCACGGACCTGCTGGCGCGCCGCACCGGCACGGGATGAGGGCCGGCCCGGCTCCCGCAATGACCAGGGGAGCCGGGCCTTCGGCGTGGGCGAGGCGCCGCCCGGGTCGCCGGGTAAGCTCGGGCAGCGCAGCCACCGCAGGCGTGTTCGGCCTGGTCGGGGCGGGGACGTATGGGGTGCGGGGGACGAAGCAGGAGGCGAGCATGCTCTTCCGTCAGCTGGAGTACTTCGTGGCGGTGGCCCGCGAGAGGCACTTCGCGCGGGCCGCGGAGGCCTGCTTCGTCTCGCAGCCCGCACTGTCTGTGTCGATCGCCAAACTGGAGCGCGAGCTCAACGTCACGCTGATCAACCGCGGCCACAACTTTCAGGGCCTGACGCCCGAAGGAGAGCGTCTGGTCGTCTGGGCCAAGAGGATCCTCGCCGAGCAGGAGGCGTTCAAGGCCGAGGTGGCCGCGGTCCAGTCGGGCATCACCGGGACGCTGCGGCTGGGCGCGGAGCCCACAGCCTCGACGACGCTCGCGCTGCCGGTGACGGCGTTCTGCACCGCGCACCCGCTGGCCAAGGTCCAGGTGCGGTCCCGCCTGTCCACCACGGAACTCATCCGGCAGCTCCGCGCCTTCGAACTCGATGCGGCCATCGCCCACTTCGGCCCCGAGGACCGGGACGGGCTGCAGGTGACGCCGCTTTACGAGGAGCGGTACATGCTGCTCGCCGCGGCCGATCAGCTGCTGCCCCAGTCCGATACCCTGACCTGGGCCGAGGCGTCCCAGCTGCCGCTCGCGCTGCTCACCCCCGACATGCGGATCCGTCAGGTCATCGACGCAGCGTTCACCCGCAGCGGAGTCACCGTCATCCCGCAGGTGGAGACCGACTCCGTGGCCACTCTGTACGCGAACGTGGGCGCGGGCGCCTGCACCAGCATCGTGCCGCACACCTGGCTGAGGGCCCTGCCGGTCACCGGCCGGATGCGCGTGCTGCGGCTTGTCGAGCCGGACGCGCGGGCGCTCATCTCGGTCGCGATCCACGACGCGACGCCGGGCTCGCTCGCGGCCCGCGCGTTCATCACGGCGGCGGCCTCACTGCGCCTGGACGAGTTCTTCGACCGGCCGCTGCCCGTGCCGGAACCCCTTGTCCGCTGAGCCGAGGCGGCTACGGCCGGCCCGCCCGGCCGGAGGTCACCGGGCGAAACGCAGCTGGACCGCCTGCCGGTCCAGCGCTCCCTTGGCCGTGCGCGGCAGCGCCGGTACGACCTGGATCCGCTCGGGCACCTCGAAAGGGGCCAGCCGTCCCAGGCAGTACCTGGCGATCTCCGCGGGCTCCGCGTCCTCCCCCTCGCGCAGCACCACCGCCGCGCCCACCCGATGCCCGTGCCGCTCATCCGGCACCCCGAACACGGCTGCCTCGGCGACGGCGGGACAACCGCACAGCACGTCCTCGACGTATTCGGGGGAGACCTGGTCGCCCGCCCGCGTGATCAGGTTCCTGATCCGGCCGGTGAGGAACAGGGCGCCGTCGCCGTCCAGATGACCCAGGTCCCCGGTGCGCAGCCAGCCCTCGCCGAACCCGCGCACAGTCGCCGCCGGATCGGCGAGATAGCCCCTGGCCACGCTGGGGCCGCGCACCCAGACCTCGCCCTGCACACCGGGCGGGCACGCCTGCCCCGACGGGTCGACGACCTGGATCCGCGTCCCGGTCGGCCGGCCCACCGAGCCGTGCTTGGATGTACCGGGCGGCGGCAGGGGCTCACTGCTGGCCTGATGGGCGGCCTCCGTCATGCCATAGGCCGACAGCAGTGGCACCCCGAGGGTGCGCTCCAGGGCCCGCTGGGTCGCGGTGTTGAGCGGAGCGCTGGAACTGCGGGCGAAGCGCAGGGGCGGTGCGAGTGGCGCGGGATGTTCACCGGCCGAACGGTCGAGGAGGATCTCGTGGATGGCGGGCACCGCGGTGAACCAGGTGGCCCCCACCGCGCGCATGTCGTCCCAGAACGTGTCGGCCGAGAAGCGCCCCCCGGCCGGGAGCAGCACGCAGCCGCCGCCGGCGAGCGTGGCGAGCAGCGCCGCGACCAGCCCGTGCGTGTGGAAGAACGGCATGACCGCCACCGTCGCGTCCCGCGGCCCCAGTTCGTACGTCGTGCACAGCACACGCACCGCCGCGGCCACGTTCCCGTGGGTCAGCGGCACCAGGCGGGCCTGGTCCATGGTGCCCGCCGTCGACAGGATCAGGGCGTCGTCCAGGGCCAGGCCCGGCGGGGGTGTCCCGTGCAGCCCGAGCGGCGCGCGCGTCGTGTCGAGCGTCACCTCACAGGGGGCGCCGGGCGTGACCCGTACCCGCACCGGCCAGGCGGCCGGCACGCCCGCGGGTGCCTCGGGCCCGCACAGCACCACCCGCGCCCCGAACACCCCGAGCCGCACGCCCAGCTGACCGGGAGGCAGGGCCGGATCCAGTGGGGCGACGACCGCGCCGGCCCGGGCCGCTCCGAACAGAGACACGACGAACTCGACGGTGTTCGCGGCGACCAGTCCCACCGGGTCCCCGGGCCGTACCCCGGCGGCCGTCAGCCGGCGGGCCAGGTCGTCGGCGAGCGAGGCGAGGCCGGCGTACGACAGCTCGATGCGCTCGGCGCCGACGACGAGGGCCCGCGAGTGCGGACGCGCCCGCACGGGCCGGGACAGCAGATCGACGAGGCCGGTGAGCGCGGGCGGGTGGTAGCGGTCCGGCTCATGCACGGACGCCGTGGCCACTGTGGTCATCACCGCACCTCCTCGCGCCAGTTGAGGCGAACAGCCGACACGGCTGAAACGGTCGACTGCGAGCCTGCGGGCCACGGCCCGTGAGCGTCCAATGCACAACCGCGAACGGCCGATAGCGGGCGGCTATCACCGCAGGTGCCAAGGCCTGTTCCCGCCGTTGATAAACGCCGGTTATCGGCTGGTCGCCGTCAGGTCTTGGACGGGGCGAGGGTCCGGTGCGG is drawn from Streptomyces sp. NBC_01717 and contains these coding sequences:
- a CDS encoding LysR family transcriptional regulator; the encoded protein is MLFRQLEYFVAVARERHFARAAEACFVSQPALSVSIAKLERELNVTLINRGHNFQGLTPEGERLVVWAKRILAEQEAFKAEVAAVQSGITGTLRLGAEPTASTTLALPVTAFCTAHPLAKVQVRSRLSTTELIRQLRAFELDAAIAHFGPEDRDGLQVTPLYEERYMLLAAADQLLPQSDTLTWAEASQLPLALLTPDMRIRQVIDAAFTRSGVTVIPQVETDSVATLYANVGAGACTSIVPHTWLRALPVTGRMRVLRLVEPDARALISVAIHDATPGSLAARAFITAAASLRLDEFFDRPLPVPEPLVR
- a CDS encoding FadD7 family fatty acid--CoA ligase, yielding MTTVATASVHEPDRYHPPALTGLVDLLSRPVRARPHSRALVVGAERIELSYAGLASLADDLARRLTAAGVRPGDPVGLVAANTVEFVVSLFGAARAGAVVAPLDPALPPGQLGVRLGVFGARVVLCGPEAPAGVPAAWPVRVRVTPGAPCEVTLDTTRAPLGLHGTPPPGLALDDALILSTAGTMDQARLVPLTHGNVAAAVRVLCTTYELGPRDATVAVMPFFHTHGLVAALLATLAGGGCVLLPAGGRFSADTFWDDMRAVGATWFTAVPAIHEILLDRSAGEHPAPLAPPLRFARSSSAPLNTATQRALERTLGVPLLSAYGMTEAAHQASSEPLPPPGTSKHGSVGRPTGTRIQVVDPSGQACPPGVQGEVWVRGPSVARGYLADPAATVRGFGEGWLRTGDLGHLDGDGALFLTGRIRNLITRAGDQVSPEYVEDVLCGCPAVAEAAVFGVPDERHGHRVGAAVVLREGEDAEPAEIARYCLGRLAPFEVPERIQVVPALPRTAKGALDRQAVQLRFAR